The following proteins are co-located in the Phragmites australis chromosome 10, lpPhrAust1.1, whole genome shotgun sequence genome:
- the LOC133930324 gene encoding G-type lectin S-receptor-like serine/threonine-protein kinase SD2-5: protein MMVMSKRSWKIANRKGLSFVCMEACGSHHDHPRCTVMLWMLVTASLWIMCSSSIQKQVLLPGFSGSEMDYIDNNGIFLLSNGSVFGFGFVTNSVSDSTSYLLAVVHLATTSIVWSANANSPVSHSDHFVFDKDGSTYLQSGGSTVWTANISGKGATSMQLLDSGNLVVLGKDSSSLLWQSFGYPTDTLLSSQSFVDGMTLVSQSNKQNMTYTLKIKSGDMMLYAGFQTPQPYWSALQDNRMVVNKNGNNIYSANLSSRSWSFYDQSGVLLSQLVIAQQGDVNTTLAAVLGNDGLISFNLLQSKNGKSTLSITVPKDSCDMPAQCKAYSICNSGTGCQCPSALSSYANCDPGIVSPCNSKDSFELAQLESGVGYVGTSFTSPVAKTNLTGCKNACMVNCSCVAVFFDQTSGNCFLYNQIGSLQQKDGRTSDFASFIKVSSSQRGSGQGGSGSGRLTIIVVVIIVGTLAVIGVLVYVGFCIYRRRRHSPSQDEAGSSEDDVFLQTVSGAPIRFTYRELQDATNNFSNKLGQGGFGSVYLGTLPDGSHIAVKKLEGIGQGKKEFRTEVTIIGSIHHIHLVKLRGFCAESSHRLLAYEYMSKGSLDRWIFQNNEDSPLLDWDTRFNIALGTAKGLTYLHEDCESKIIHCDIKPENVLLDENFLAKVSDFGLAKLMTREQSHVFTTLRGTRGYLAPEWITNYAISEKSDVYSYGMVLLEIISGRKSFDPVEGSEKAHLPSYAFKKLEEGDLHDISDAKLKYSDKDDRVEIAIKVALWCIQEDFYQRPSMSKVVQMLEGVCDVPQPPTSSHIGYRLYANAFKSSSEEGTSSGISDYNSGTLLSAVRLSGPR from the coding sequence ATGATGGTAATGAGTAAACGGTCGTGGAAGATTGCTAACCGGAAGGGCTTATCTTTTGTATGCATGGAAGCTTGTGGCAGTCATCACGACCATCCAAGATGTACTGTCATGCTATGGATGCTCGTGACAGCCAGCCTCTGGATAATgtgcagcagcagcatacaGAAGCAGGTTCTCCTGCCAGGGTTCAGTGGCTCGGAAATGGATTACATCGATAACAATGGGATCTTTCTTCTCTCCAATGGCTCTGTCTTTGGCTTTGGTTTTGTCACTAATAGTGTGTCAGACAGCACGTCCTACCTTCTTGCAGTGGTTCACTTGGCTACCACTTCTATTGTCTGGTCTGCTAATGCCAACTCTCCAGTTTCCCATTCAGATCACTTTGTGTTTGACAAGGACGGCAGTACTTACCTGCAGTCTGGAGGCTCCACTGTCTGGACTGCCAATATCTCTGGCAAGGGTGCCACCTCTATGCAGCTGCTGGACTCTGGGAATCTTGTAGTGCTTGGGAAAGATAGCTCTTCTCTTCTGTGGCAGAGCTTTGGCTACCCAACGGACACACTTCTGTCCAGTCAGAGTTTCGTTGATGGGATGACACTGGTGAGCCAGTCCAATAAACAGAACATGACCTATACACTTAAGATAAAATCCGGGGACATGATGTTGTACGCGGGCTTCCAGACACCCCAACCGTACTGGTCTGCGCTGCAGGATAACAGGATGGTCGTGAACAAGAATGGAAACAACATATACTCTGCAAACCTCAGTTCACGTTCTTGGTCCTTCTATGATCAATCAGGGGTCCTTCTATCACAGCTCGTCATTGCTCAGCAAGGCGATGTTAACACCACACTGGCTGCTGTCCTCGGTAATGATGGGTTGATTTCCTTCAATTTGctgcagagcaagaatgggaaGAGCACTCTATCAATCACAGTTCCAAAGGACTCATGTGACATGCCTGCCCAGTGCAAAGCGTACTCAATTTGCAACAGTGGGACAGGGTGCCAGTGCCCTTCAGCCCTTAGCTCCTATGCAAACTGTGACCCTGGCATCGTATCACCGTGCAACTCTAAGGACAGTTTTGAGCTAGCTCAACTGGAAAGTGGTGTTGGGTATGTTGGCACTAGCTTCACCTCGCCTGTGGCCAAGACAAACCTCACAGGATGCAAGAATGCTTGCATGGTTAATTGCTCATGCGTTGCTGTGTTCTTTGACCAAACTTCAGGCAATTGCTTCCTTTACAATCAGATAGGTAGCTTGCAACAGAAAGATGGACGTACCAGTGATTTTGCATCTTTCATCAAGGTATCAAGCAGTCAACGTGGCTCAGGGCAAGGTGGGAGTGGCAGTGGCAGGCTCACCATCATTGTTGTTGTCATTATAGTCGGAACTTTGGCTGTCATAGGGGTCCTTGTGTATGTTGGTTTCTGCATTTACCGGAGGAGGCGCCATTCACCCTCACAAGATGAGGCTGGTTCATCAGAAGATGATGTCTTCCTTCAAACAGTATCAGGAGCGCCGATCCGGTTCACTTACAGGGAGCTCCAGGATGCAACAAATAATTTCTCAAACAAGCTTGGCCAGGGAGGTTTCGGATCTGTGTATCTTGGTACGCTGCCAGATGGCAGTCACATAGCTGTAAAGAAGCTGGAGGGTATAGGCCAAGGGAAGAAAGAATTCCGCACTGAGGTGACCATCATTGGCAGCATCCACCACATCCATCTTGTCAAACTACGAGGTTTTTGTGCCGAGAGCTCACACAGGCTTCTTGCATATGAGTACATGTCAAAAGGGTCTCTGGATAGGTGGATTTTCCAAAATAATGAGGATTCGCCCCTGCTGGACTGGGACACAAGGTTTAACATTGCACTTGGAACAGCAAAGGGATTGACATACCTCCATGAGGACTGCGAGTCGAAGATCATTCACTGCGACATCAAGCCTGAGAATGTTCTGCTCGATGAGAACTTCCTTGCAAAGGTGTCTGACTTTGGCCTTGCCAAGTTGATGACCAGGGAACAGAGCCATGTTTTCACGACACTCAGGGGCACGCGGGGCTACCTTGCACCTGAATGGATCACCAACTACGCTATCTCAGAGAAGAGCGATGTATACAGCTACGGAATGGTCCTGCTTGAGATAATAAGTGGGAGGAAGAGCTTTGATCCAGTGGAGGGCTCAGAGAAAGCTCACTTACCCTCCTACGCTTTCAAGAAGCTGGAAGAAGGTGATCTTCACGATATCTCTGACGCCAAGTTGAAATACAGTGACAAGGATGATCGAGTTGAGATTGCAATCAAGGTTGCCCTGTGGTGCATTCAGGAGGATTTCTATCAGAGACCATCTATGTCGAAGGTCGTCCAAATGCTGGAGGGCGTCTGCGACGTGCCCCAGCCACCGACATCTTCGCATATCGGATACAGGctctatgcaaatgccttcaaATCGAGCAGCGAAGAAGGCACGTCGTCTGGGATATCAGACTACAACAGTGGCACTTTACTATCTGCTGTGAGGCTTTCTGGCCCTAGATGA